A genomic region of Serratia fonticola contains the following coding sequences:
- the rnc gene encoding ribonuclease III: MNPIVINRLQRKLGYTFQQQELLLQALTHRSASSKHNERLEFLGDSILSFVIANALYHRFPRVDEGDMSRMRATLVRGNTLAEMAREFDLGECLRLGPGELKSGGFRRESILADTVEALIGGVFLDSDIQTVERLILDWYRSRLDEISPGDKQKDPKTRLQEFLQGRHLPLPSYLVVQVRGEAHDQEFTIHCQVSGLSEPVVGTGSSRRKAEQAAAEQALKNLELE; the protein is encoded by the coding sequence ATGAATCCCATCGTAATAAACAGGCTGCAGCGGAAGCTGGGCTACACTTTTCAACAGCAGGAGCTCTTGCTGCAAGCGTTAACTCACCGTAGCGCCAGCAGTAAACACAATGAACGTCTTGAGTTTCTGGGTGACTCTATTCTTAGTTTTGTCATCGCCAATGCGCTATATCACCGCTTTCCTCGCGTAGACGAGGGGGATATGAGCCGCATGCGTGCCACGCTGGTGCGGGGTAACACGCTGGCTGAGATGGCGCGCGAATTCGATCTGGGCGAATGCCTGCGTCTAGGGCCAGGTGAACTGAAAAGTGGTGGATTCCGCCGCGAATCAATCCTGGCGGATACGGTGGAGGCATTAATTGGCGGCGTGTTCCTGGATAGCGATATTCAAACCGTCGAACGCCTGATTTTGGACTGGTATCGCAGCCGGTTGGACGAAATCAGCCCCGGTGATAAGCAGAAAGACCCAAAAACTCGCTTGCAGGAGTTTTTACAAGGTCGTCATCTGCCGTTGCCTTCTTATCTGGTGGTGCAGGTTCGCGGTGAGGCGCACGATCAGGAGTTTACCATCCACTGTCAGGTGAGTGGTTTGAGCGAGCCCGTGGTGGGTACCGGCTCAAGCCGCCGTAAAGCCGAGCAGGCGGCAGCGGAACAAGCGCTGAAAAATCTGGAGCTTGAATGA
- the era gene encoding GTPase Era, translating to MSEEKQYCGFVAIVGRPNVGKSTLLNQLLGQKVSITSRKPQTTRHRIMGIHTEGPYQAIYVDTPGLHIEEKRAINRLMNRAASSSIGDVELVIFVVEGTHWTPDDEMVVNKLRSLKCPVLLAINKVDNVTDKSKLLPHIAFLSQQMNFLDVVPISAEKGTNLDTIAGIVRKLLPEAEHHFPEDYITDRSQRFMASEIIREKLMRFLGEELPYSVTVEIEQFVPNERGGYNVHGLILVEREGQKKMVIGNKGAKIKTIGIEARQDMEQMFETKVHLELWVKVKSGWADDERALRSLGYVDDLK from the coding sequence ATGAGCGAAGAGAAACAATACTGTGGTTTTGTCGCGATCGTAGGTCGTCCTAACGTGGGGAAATCCACGTTGTTGAACCAATTGCTGGGGCAGAAAGTCTCCATAACCTCGCGTAAACCGCAGACGACCCGTCACCGCATTATGGGGATCCATACGGAAGGGCCTTATCAGGCTATCTACGTGGACACCCCGGGGTTACATATCGAAGAAAAACGCGCGATCAACCGTTTGATGAACCGCGCCGCCAGCAGCTCGATCGGCGATGTGGAACTGGTGATCTTCGTGGTAGAAGGCACTCACTGGACCCCTGATGACGAGATGGTGGTCAATAAACTGCGCAGCCTGAAGTGCCCGGTTCTATTGGCAATCAACAAAGTCGATAACGTTACCGATAAATCCAAGCTGTTGCCGCATATCGCATTCCTCAGCCAGCAGATGAATTTCCTTGATGTGGTGCCTATCTCCGCAGAAAAGGGCACGAATTTGGATACCATTGCCGGTATCGTGCGTAAACTGTTGCCGGAAGCGGAACACCACTTCCCGGAAGATTATATTACCGACCGTTCCCAGCGCTTTATGGCGTCGGAAATCATCCGTGAAAAACTGATGCGTTTCCTGGGTGAGGAACTGCCTTACTCAGTCACGGTTGAGATCGAACAGTTTGTGCCGAATGAGCGTGGTGGTTATAACGTGCATGGTCTGATTCTGGTAGAGCGCGAAGGCCAGAAGAAGATGGTAATCGGTAACAAAGGCGCCAAGATCAAGACCATTGGTATCGAAGCCCGTCAGGACATGGAACAGATGTTTGAGACTAAAGTGCATCTGGAACTGTGGGTAAAAGTGAAATCCGGCTGGGCGGACGACGAGCGTGCGTTGCGTAGCCTAGGCTATGTCGACGATCTGAAGTAA
- the acpS gene encoding holo-ACP synthase → MAVLGLGTDIVEMARIEAVVERSGDRLARRVLSQAEWEVYQQHQQPVRFLAKRFAVKEAAAKAFGTGIRNGLAFNQFEVFNDGLGKPNIRLHDRAAELAQEMGVKSIHVSLADERRYACATVIIEG, encoded by the coding sequence ATGGCGGTGCTGGGCTTGGGGACGGACATCGTTGAGATGGCACGCATCGAGGCGGTGGTTGAGCGCAGCGGCGATCGCCTGGCGCGCCGGGTGTTGAGCCAGGCTGAATGGGAAGTGTACCAGCAGCATCAGCAGCCGGTACGCTTTCTGGCGAAACGCTTTGCGGTAAAGGAGGCGGCGGCCAAAGCTTTTGGTACGGGTATCCGCAACGGTCTGGCGTTCAATCAGTTCGAAGTGTTCAACGATGGTTTAGGTAAACCCAACATCCGTCTGCACGATCGCGCCGCCGAGCTGGCGCAGGAAATGGGCGTGAAATCGATCCACGTTTCGTTGGCGGATGAGCGCCGCTATGCCTGTGCTACGGTGATCATCGAAGGGTGA
- the lepB gene encoding signal peptidase I: MANMFALILAVATLVTGIIWCFERFKWAPARRAKIAAVNAQTAGAVDEDTLAKVAKQPGWVETGASVFPVLLLVFVVRSFIYEPFQIPSGSMMPTLLIGDFILVEKFAYGIKDPITQTTLIETGHPKRGDIAVFKYPLDPKLDYIKRVIGLPGDRVTYDPVNKRVTVQPSCNNGQSCDTALAVTYSDMQPSDFVQMFSRSGMGEASNGFFQTPLSDSVPQGGIRLSERKETLGTVTHHILTVPGTQDQVGAYYQQAGQPLAEWVIPVGHYFMMGDNRDNSADSRYWGFVPEKNLVGKATAIWMSFEKQEGEWPTGVRLNRIGGIH; encoded by the coding sequence ATGGCGAATATGTTTGCCCTGATTCTGGCAGTTGCAACGCTGGTGACCGGGATCATCTGGTGCTTTGAGCGCTTTAAATGGGCGCCGGCACGACGGGCGAAAATCGCAGCGGTCAATGCACAGACTGCAGGCGCGGTTGATGAAGATACGCTGGCGAAAGTTGCCAAGCAGCCAGGCTGGGTTGAAACCGGTGCTTCAGTGTTCCCGGTATTACTGTTGGTATTTGTAGTGCGTTCGTTTATTTACGAACCTTTCCAGATCCCTTCAGGTTCAATGATGCCGACGCTGCTGATTGGCGATTTTATTCTGGTGGAAAAATTTGCCTATGGCATTAAGGATCCGATCACCCAGACAACGCTGATTGAAACCGGCCATCCAAAGCGTGGTGATATTGCGGTATTTAAATATCCGCTCGATCCGAAACTGGATTATATCAAGCGCGTTATTGGTCTGCCGGGCGATCGCGTGACCTATGATCCGGTGAATAAGCGGGTGACAGTTCAGCCATCCTGTAATAACGGCCAATCCTGCGATACCGCGTTGGCAGTCACCTACAGCGACATGCAGCCAAGTGATTTTGTTCAGATGTTCAGCCGCAGTGGCATGGGCGAAGCCAGCAACGGTTTCTTCCAAACTCCATTAAGCGACAGTGTGCCACAAGGCGGTATCCGTCTGAGTGAGCGTAAAGAAACGCTGGGCACGGTAACCCATCATATCCTGACCGTGCCGGGTACACAGGATCAGGTGGGTGCTTACTATCAGCAGGCAGGTCAGCCGTTGGCTGAATGGGTCATTCCTGTTGGCCATTACTTCATGATGGGTGATAACCGCGATAATAGCGCCGATAGCCGTTATTGGGGATTTGTTCCTGAGAAGAATCTGGTGGGTAAAGCGACGGCTATCTGGATGAGTTTTGAAAAGCAGGAAGGTGAATGGCCAACCGGTGTTAGATTGAACCGTATCGGTGGTATTCACTAA
- a CDS encoding MurR/RpiR family transcriptional regulator, which translates to MSPLFRIRQMYPTLAQNDRKLSDFLLENAEQACQLSSQKLAQLTGVSQSSVVKFAQKVGYKGFPALKLALSEALVQPQAEPLVILHNQILNSDPLKTVGEKLLAEKQSALRATLDINSEQRLRTALDMLCAARRVILIGIGASGLAAKDFSFKLLKIGIMAMAESDMHVQLATVQALSKDDLLVAISFSGERREIHLAAEEARVAGARVLALTSFSPNGLQQRADHCLYTIAEEPITRSAAISSSTAQFALTDLLFMALIQHDLDRAPHRIRHSEQLMKKLV; encoded by the coding sequence ATGAGCCCCCTTTTTCGCATTCGTCAGATGTACCCCACGTTGGCACAAAATGACCGTAAGCTGTCAGATTTCCTGCTGGAAAATGCGGAGCAGGCATGCCAACTCAGTTCACAAAAACTGGCGCAGTTGACCGGGGTCAGCCAATCCAGCGTGGTCAAATTCGCCCAGAAAGTGGGTTATAAAGGCTTTCCAGCGTTAAAGCTGGCGTTAAGCGAAGCCCTGGTGCAGCCGCAGGCAGAACCGCTTGTGATCTTGCATAATCAGATCCTCAACAGTGATCCGCTGAAAACCGTCGGTGAAAAATTGCTGGCGGAAAAGCAGTCTGCATTAAGAGCTACGCTGGATATCAACAGCGAACAGCGGCTGCGTACCGCCTTGGATATGCTATGTGCAGCACGTCGGGTGATTTTGATCGGGATCGGTGCCTCTGGGCTGGCCGCCAAAGACTTTTCATTCAAGCTGTTGAAAATTGGCATCATGGCCATGGCGGAATCAGACATGCATGTTCAACTCGCCACCGTGCAGGCACTAAGCAAAGACGACCTGTTAGTGGCGATCTCGTTTAGCGGCGAGCGGCGCGAGATCCATCTGGCGGCGGAAGAAGCCCGCGTTGCTGGCGCACGCGTATTGGCGCTGACCAGCTTCTCGCCAAATGGCCTGCAACAGCGAGCCGATCATTGCCTGTATACCATTGCGGAAGAGCCCATTACCCGTAGCGCAGCGATTTCTTCCAGCACCGCACAATTCGCGCTGACCGATCTGCTGTTTATGGCCCTGATCCAGCATGACCTCGACCGTGCCCCCCATCGTATCCGCCATAGCGAACAGTTGATGAAAAAACTGGTGTAA
- the lepA gene encoding translation elongation factor 4, with amino-acid sequence MKHIRNFSIIAHIDHGKSTLSDRIIQICGGLTEREMAAQVLDSMDLERERGITIKAQSVTLDYKAPDGQIYQLNFIDTPGHVDFSYEVSRSLAACEGALLVVDAGQGVEAQTLANCYTALDMDLEVVPVLNKIDLPAADPDRAAQEIEDIVGIDATDAVRCSAKTGVGVPEVLERLVRDIPPPEGDPEAPLQALIIDSWFDNYLGVVSLIRVKNGTLRKGDKIKVMSTGQTYNADRLGIFTPKRVDREVLNCGEVGWLVCAIKDILGAPVGDTLTLARQPADKMLPGFKKVKPQVYAGLFPISSDDYEAFRDALGKLSLNDASLFYEPESSTALGFGFRCGFLGLLHMEIIQERLEREYDLELITTAPTVVYEVETTGKETIYVDSPSKLPPLNNIAELREPIAECHMLMPQEYLGNVITLCIEKRGVQTNMVYHGNQVALTYEIPMAEVVLDFFDRLKSTSRGYASLDYNFKRFQASDMVRVDVLINNERVDALALITHRDNSQYRGRELVEKMKELIPRQQFDIAIQAAIGTHIIARSTVKQLRKNVLAKCYGGDVSRKKKLLQKQKDGKKRMKQVGNVELPQEAFLAILHVGKDK; translated from the coding sequence ATGAAGCATATACGAAATTTCTCCATTATTGCCCATATTGACCACGGTAAGTCGACGCTGTCCGACCGTATTATCCAAATCTGCGGCGGCCTGACCGAGCGTGAAATGGCTGCACAGGTGCTGGATTCAATGGATCTGGAGCGTGAGCGTGGCATTACCATCAAAGCGCAGAGCGTAACGCTCGATTACAAAGCCCCTGATGGTCAAATTTATCAGCTTAACTTTATCGACACCCCAGGGCACGTTGACTTCTCTTATGAAGTCTCCCGCTCGCTGGCCGCCTGTGAAGGTGCATTGCTGGTGGTGGATGCCGGGCAGGGCGTAGAAGCCCAGACATTGGCCAACTGCTATACCGCGCTGGACATGGACCTGGAAGTTGTTCCGGTGTTGAACAAAATTGACCTGCCGGCCGCCGATCCCGATCGTGCAGCGCAGGAAATCGAAGATATCGTGGGGATTGATGCCACGGACGCGGTACGCTGCTCGGCCAAAACCGGCGTGGGAGTACCCGAAGTGCTTGAGCGTCTGGTGCGTGATATTCCACCACCGGAAGGCGATCCTGAAGCCCCGTTGCAGGCGCTGATCATTGACTCCTGGTTTGATAACTACCTTGGCGTTGTTTCCCTTATCCGTGTGAAAAACGGCACCTTGCGTAAGGGCGACAAGATCAAGGTCATGAGTACCGGCCAAACTTATAATGCCGATCGCCTGGGGATTTTCACGCCGAAACGCGTTGATCGTGAAGTATTGAACTGCGGTGAAGTGGGTTGGTTGGTCTGTGCGATTAAAGACATTCTGGGTGCACCGGTGGGTGATACCTTGACGTTGGCGCGCCAACCGGCAGATAAAATGCTGCCAGGCTTCAAAAAAGTGAAGCCGCAGGTGTATGCCGGTCTGTTCCCGATCAGCTCTGACGACTATGAAGCCTTCCGTGATGCGCTGGGTAAACTGAGCCTGAACGATGCCTCTCTGTTCTATGAGCCGGAGAGCTCCACCGCCTTGGGCTTTGGTTTCCGCTGCGGCTTCCTGGGTCTGCTGCATATGGAGATCATTCAGGAACGTCTGGAGCGTGAGTACGATCTGGAACTGATCACTACGGCACCTACGGTAGTGTATGAAGTAGAAACCACCGGCAAAGAGACTATTTACGTCGACAGCCCTTCCAAGCTACCACCGTTGAATAACATTGCTGAGCTGCGTGAACCTATCGCCGAATGTCACATGCTGATGCCACAAGAGTATCTCGGTAACGTGATCACTCTGTGTATCGAGAAGCGTGGTGTGCAAACCAATATGGTTTACCACGGCAACCAGGTTGCGCTGACGTATGAAATCCCGATGGCGGAAGTGGTGCTCGATTTCTTCGACCGCCTCAAATCCACCTCGCGCGGTTATGCGTCTCTCGATTATAACTTCAAGCGTTTCCAGGCTTCGGACATGGTACGTGTGGATGTATTGATCAACAACGAACGTGTGGATGCGTTGGCGCTGATCACACACCGTGATAACTCGCAATATCGTGGTCGTGAACTGGTCGAAAAAATGAAGGAACTGATCCCGCGCCAGCAATTTGACATTGCGATCCAGGCGGCGATCGGGACCCACATCATCGCCCGTTCCACGGTGAAACAACTGCGTAAGAACGTTCTGGCGAAGTGTTACGGCGGTGACGTGAGCCGTAAGAAAAAGCTGTTGCAGAAGCAGAAAGACGGTAAGAAACGAATGAAGCAGGTGGGTAACGTTGAGTTGCCGCAGGAAGCATTCCTGGCCATTCTGCACGTGGGTAAAGACAAGTAA
- a CDS encoding YfhL family 4Fe-4S dicluster ferredoxin, which translates to MALLITRKCINCDMCEPECPNQAISMGDEIYQIDANRCTECVGHYDTPTCQQVCPIDNTIITDPQHVESQEQLWDKFVILHHADSL; encoded by the coding sequence ATGGCCCTGCTAATCACACGCAAATGTATCAACTGCGATATGTGCGAGCCGGAGTGCCCGAACCAGGCGATTTCGATGGGGGATGAGATTTACCAGATTGATGCCAACCGCTGCACGGAATGCGTCGGGCACTACGATACCCCGACCTGCCAGCAGGTATGCCCGATCGATAACACCATCATTACCGATCCGCAGCACGTAGAAAGTCAGGAACAGCTGTGGGATAAGTTTGTCATCCTGCATCACGCCGATAGCTTGTGA
- the yiaY gene encoding L-threonine dehydrogenase, whose amino-acid sequence MAASTFFIPSVNMIGSGCLQEAAKTMKEHGLHRALIVTDKVLNSIGVVAQVQQLLAAQKIESCVYDGTHPNPTTENVKQGLALLHEHHCDCVISLGGGSPHDCAKGIALVAANGGEIKDYEGVDRSAKPQLPMVAINTTAGTASEMTRFCIITDEVRHIKMAIVDKHVTPLLSVNDPHLMAGMPKGLTAATGMDALTHAIEAYVSSAANPITDACALKAATMIAESLRDAVADGQNMQARENMAYAQFLAGMAFNNASLGYVHAMAHQLGGFYDLPHGVCNAVLLPHVQEFNATVAAGRLKDIAAAMGVDVTGQSDQQGAALCIAAIRQLAKDVGIPAGLRDLKVKEEDFDTLAANALKDACGFTNPIQASHEQIVAIFNAAM is encoded by the coding sequence ATGGCTGCCTCAACATTTTTTATCCCTTCCGTCAACATGATTGGTTCCGGTTGCCTGCAAGAAGCAGCAAAAACCATGAAAGAGCATGGCCTGCATCGCGCGCTGATCGTCACCGATAAGGTTTTGAACAGCATTGGGGTTGTTGCTCAAGTGCAACAGCTGCTGGCAGCACAGAAAATTGAAAGCTGTGTGTATGACGGCACGCACCCCAACCCAACCACAGAGAATGTGAAACAAGGCCTGGCTCTGTTGCACGAACACCACTGTGATTGCGTGATTTCACTCGGTGGCGGTTCTCCACACGACTGCGCGAAAGGTATCGCCCTGGTCGCTGCTAACGGTGGGGAGATCAAAGACTATGAAGGGGTGGATCGTTCGGCTAAGCCGCAATTACCTATGGTGGCAATCAATACCACCGCAGGCACCGCTTCTGAGATGACGCGTTTTTGTATCATCACCGATGAAGTGCGCCATATCAAAATGGCGATTGTTGATAAACATGTCACCCCGCTGCTGTCTGTCAACGATCCGCATCTGATGGCTGGTATGCCGAAAGGCCTGACCGCCGCAACCGGTATGGACGCCCTGACGCACGCTATCGAAGCCTATGTTTCCAGCGCCGCCAACCCTATCACCGATGCCTGCGCCCTGAAGGCCGCCACCATGATCGCCGAATCGTTGCGTGATGCCGTCGCCGACGGGCAAAACATGCAGGCGCGTGAAAACATGGCCTATGCCCAATTCCTGGCTGGCATGGCATTTAATAATGCGTCCCTGGGTTATGTCCATGCTATGGCACACCAGTTGGGGGGCTTCTACGATCTGCCTCACGGCGTATGTAACGCCGTCCTGCTGCCACATGTGCAGGAATTCAATGCCACGGTTGCCGCTGGTCGCCTGAAAGATATTGCTGCCGCGATGGGGGTCGATGTCACAGGTCAAAGCGATCAACAAGGCGCGGCGCTGTGTATCGCCGCTATCCGCCAGTTGGCGAAAGACGTGGGTATTCCAGCCGGGTTACGCGATCTGAAAGTTAAAGAGGAAGACTTTGATACGCTGGCCGCCAACGCGCTGAAAGACGCCTGCGGGTTTACCAATCCAATTCAGGCAAGCCATGAGCAAATCGTAGCGATCTTTAACGCTGCAATGTAA
- the yfhb gene encoding phosphatidylglycerophosphatase C, with the protein MTDKPSQETAEIHRVVFFDLDGTLHQQDMFGSFLRFLLRRLPLNLLLVIPLLPVVGLGMLIGGRATRWPMSLLLWSMTFGRSEARLKALEAQFVSYFRHKVTAFPVVQMRLRQYLDAPDAQVWLITGSPERLVEQVYRDSAFLPRVRLVGSQIARHNGGWVLPMRCLGMQKVVQLERRIGAPLKLFSGYSDSKQDNPLLFFCEHRWRVSKEGELQQLE; encoded by the coding sequence TTGACTGACAAACCAAGCCAGGAGACTGCAGAGATCCATCGTGTGGTGTTTTTTGATCTGGATGGCACCTTACACCAGCAAGATATGTTTGGCAGTTTTCTGCGCTTTCTGTTGCGGCGATTACCATTGAATTTACTCCTGGTAATACCGTTGTTGCCGGTTGTTGGGCTGGGGATGCTGATAGGTGGACGTGCGACGCGCTGGCCGATGAGCCTGCTGCTGTGGTCGATGACTTTTGGCCGTTCGGAGGCCCGGCTGAAAGCGCTTGAGGCGCAGTTTGTCAGCTATTTCCGCCATAAAGTGACCGCATTCCCGGTGGTACAGATGCGGTTGCGTCAGTATCTGGATGCCCCCGATGCACAAGTATGGTTGATCACCGGTTCACCCGAACGTTTGGTGGAGCAGGTTTATCGTGACTCTGCGTTTCTGCCCCGGGTGCGTCTGGTGGGCAGCCAGATTGCGCGTCACAATGGTGGGTGGGTATTGCCGATGCGTTGCCTGGGCATGCAGAAGGTGGTGCAACTCGAGCGGCGTATTGGTGCCCCGCTTAAGCTGTTCAGTGGTTACAGCGACAGTAAACAGGATAACCCGTTGCTGTTTTTCTGTGAGCATCGTTGGCGGGTCAGTAAAGAAGGCGAGCTACAACAACTGGAATAA
- the pdxJ gene encoding pyridoxine 5'-phosphate synthase, with product MADLLLGVNIDHIATLRNARGTHYPDPVQAAFIAEQAGADGITVHLREDRRHITDRDVRILRQTIQTRMNLEMAVTDEMLDIATELKPHFCCLVPEKRQEVTTEGGLDVAGQLDKMSVAVERLAQAGILVSLFIDADHRQIDAAVAVGAPYIEIHTGAYAEAQGELAVQAELNRIAKAATYAASKGLKVNAGHGLTYHNVQPIAALPEMHELNIGHAIIGQAVMSGLPSAVADMKLLMREARR from the coding sequence ATGGCTGATTTGCTGCTGGGCGTTAATATCGATCATATCGCCACGTTACGTAACGCGCGTGGTACTCACTATCCTGATCCGGTCCAGGCGGCGTTTATTGCCGAGCAGGCGGGTGCCGATGGTATTACCGTTCATCTGCGTGAAGATCGTCGCCATATCACCGATCGTGACGTGCGGATCCTGCGTCAGACCATTCAGACGCGAATGAATCTGGAAATGGCCGTTACTGATGAAATGCTCGATATTGCCACCGAGTTGAAACCCCATTTCTGTTGCCTGGTACCAGAAAAACGCCAGGAAGTGACGACGGAAGGCGGGTTGGACGTGGCCGGTCAGTTGGACAAAATGAGCGTGGCGGTTGAACGACTGGCACAAGCCGGGATCCTGGTTTCGCTGTTTATTGATGCCGATCACCGCCAGATCGATGCTGCCGTTGCCGTGGGTGCGCCTTATATCGAAATCCATACCGGCGCTTACGCTGAAGCACAAGGGGAGCTGGCCGTGCAGGCCGAGCTGAATCGCATTGCTAAGGCGGCAACCTATGCAGCCAGTAAGGGGCTGAAGGTGAATGCAGGTCATGGTCTGACCTACCATAACGTTCAGCCGATCGCGGCGCTGCCGGAAATGCATGAGCTGAATATCGGCCATGCCATTATTGGCCAAGCTGTCATGAGCGGTTTACCGTCGGCGGTGGCGGACATGAAACTGTTGATGCGGGAAGCGCGTCGCTAA
- the rseC gene encoding SoxR-reducing system protein RseC, with translation MMKEWATVVSWQQGVALLRCEPKAGCGSCTARSGCGARALNELVPESEHHLRLPIAQPLEPGQRVEVGIAEGSLLRSAMLVYMTPLLGVMLGGGLLQWGFGSDAAAALGALLGGGAAFLLARSLAKRLDEQADYQPVVLQIGLPPGALRLQTENEAPV, from the coding sequence ATGATGAAAGAGTGGGCCACGGTGGTTTCGTGGCAACAAGGCGTAGCGTTGCTACGCTGTGAACCGAAAGCGGGCTGTGGCAGTTGTACGGCCCGTTCTGGCTGTGGTGCGCGTGCGCTTAATGAGTTGGTGCCGGAAAGTGAGCATCATCTGCGTTTGCCGATAGCTCAACCCCTTGAACCGGGCCAGCGTGTTGAGGTAGGCATTGCCGAGGGGAGTTTACTGCGCTCGGCAATGCTGGTTTATATGACGCCACTGCTTGGCGTGATGCTCGGTGGTGGTTTGTTGCAATGGGGGTTCGGCAGCGATGCTGCGGCAGCGCTCGGTGCCCTTTTAGGGGGCGGAGCGGCTTTTCTGCTGGCGCGTTCCCTGGCTAAACGTCTAGATGAACAGGCGGATTATCAACCTGTTGTTTTGCAAATCGGTTTGCCACCGGGGGCCCTGCGTTTGCAAACCGAAAATGAAGCTCCAGTCTAA
- the recO gene encoding DNA repair protein RecO, giving the protein MDGWERAFVLHGRPYSETSLMLDLFTEGHGRVRLLAKGARSRRSNLKGCLQPFTPLLVRWGGRGEVKTLRNAEAVSLGLPLSGMMLYSGLYVNELLSRVLEQETNYSVLFFDYLQCLQALAAEDCSPEHALRQFELALLGHLGYGLDFLHCAGSGEPVDDGMTYRYREEKGFIASLVVDHYSFTGRELRALAERQFPDAGTLRAAKRFTRMALKPYLGGKPLKSRELFRQFVRKQPDTPVDEA; this is encoded by the coding sequence ATGGACGGCTGGGAGCGCGCTTTCGTCCTGCATGGGCGACCGTACAGTGAAACCAGCCTGATGCTGGACCTGTTCACGGAAGGTCATGGACGGGTGCGCTTGCTGGCAAAAGGCGCGCGTAGCCGTCGTTCCAATCTAAAGGGCTGTTTACAGCCCTTTACTCCTTTGTTAGTTCGCTGGGGCGGGCGTGGCGAAGTCAAAACGCTGCGTAATGCTGAAGCAGTCTCACTCGGTTTACCCCTCAGTGGCATGATGCTGTACAGCGGCCTGTACGTGAACGAACTGCTTTCGCGGGTGCTGGAACAGGAGACCAATTATTCGGTATTATTCTTCGATTATCTGCAGTGCCTGCAAGCGCTGGCGGCGGAGGACTGTTCGCCAGAACACGCCTTGCGCCAGTTTGAATTAGCATTGTTAGGGCACCTGGGTTATGGCCTGGATTTCCTCCATTGTGCAGGTAGCGGTGAGCCGGTGGATGATGGCATGACCTATCGTTATCGCGAGGAAAAAGGCTTTATTGCCAGCCTGGTGGTGGATCACTACAGCTTTACCGGCCGCGAGCTGCGAGCGCTTGCCGAACGACAATTCCCCGATGCGGGAACCTTGCGGGCAGCCAAACGCTTTACGCGCATGGCATTGAAACCCTACCTTGGCGGTAAACCGCTGAAGAGCCGCGAGCTGTTTCGACAGTTTGTGCGCAAACAACCTGATACGCCTGTTGACGAAGCCTAA